From Marinitoga hydrogenitolerans DSM 16785:
TCCCTACCGGAAATCTTCAACATTAAAAGCAAGCTCGCATTTAGCGAGCTTAATATATATTATATTATTCTTCTTTACCAAATTCCAAAGTTCTTTCAACCTGGATAAATTTGTAAAATTCCATTTCATCACCCTCATTAATATCATCAAAATTCAGAATTTTAATACCACATTCCTTTGGCGCCTCAATTCTTTTAACCTCATCTTTATAATGTCTCAATGATTCTATTTTTCCATCATATACTAATTTCCCCTGTCTATATAACCTTACTCCACCATCTCTTTCAACATATCCTTCTTTTAATTGTATCCCTGCAATATTACCAACCTTTTTAATTCTAAACACTTGTTTTACTTCCCCAGCACCTGTAATTTCTTCTTTTTCTTCAGGCTCCAACATACCCTGTAATGCTTTTTTCAAATCATCTATTAAATTAAAAATAATATCATATCTCTTAATTTGAATATTTTCGTGTTCTGCATATTTCACCGCACCACTATCTGCTTTTACTCTAAATCCTAAAATAACAGCATTAGAAGCGGTTGCTAACATAACATCACTTTTTGTTATAGCACCAATACCACCATGAATAACTTGCAATTCTATTTCTGGATTTTCAAGTTTTGCTATAGCATTTTTCAATGCTTCTAATGAACCAAATGTATCTGCTTTTAAGATAATATTTAATGTTTTTTGCTCTCCTTCTTCTTGCATCATTTTTAATGCATCTTCAAGTCTTATATGCCTTTTTTGAACAACTTTTTCTTCAAGCGCTTTTTTCTTTTCGACATAGTCTTTAGCTTCATGTAAGGTTTTTACTCCATATAATATTGAGTGCATATCTGGAACTTCTTCAAATCCAAGAATTTGTACTGGATCTGAAGGTCCTGCAACCTTTACGTTTTTACCATTTGGATCAATCATCCTTCTAACTTTTCCAAATGTACTACCAGCTACAAAATAATCTCCAACTTTTAATTTTCCATCTTTAATTATAGTGGTTGCAACTGGTCCTAAAAATTTATCTAATTTACTCTCTATTATAACCCCTCTGGCTAATCCTTCAGGATAACATCTTATTTCTTGCATTTCAGCAACCAATAATATCATTTCCAATAATTCATCTATACCCTGACCAGCTTTTGCAGAAATAGGAACTGTAATTGTATCTCCACCCCAATCTTCTGGAATGAGATTTAATTTTGCAACCATTTGTTGCTTTGTTAAATCAATATTTGCATTAGGTTTATCAATTTTATTTATCGCAACAATTATTGGAACATTTGCATTTTTAGCGTGATTATACGCTTCAATTGTTTGAGGCATTACACCATCATCAGCTGCTATAATCAATACAACTATATCAGTTGCTTGAGCTCCTCTAGCTCTCATTTCTGTAAAAGCTTCGTGTCCAGGTGTATCTATAAACGTTATCTTTTTTCCTTCATAATTTACTTGATAAGCACCTATTGATTGTGTAATTCCACCAGCTTCTTTTTCTGCAACTTTTGTGTTTCTTATATTATCAAGTAAAGTTGTTTTACCATGATCAACATGTCCCATTATAGTAACCACTGGTGCTCTTTCAATTAATTTATCTTCATTTTCTTCATACAAATTCTTCCATCTTTCCTTCAAAACATCTTCTGGATCGATCTTTTCAGATTTTGTTTCTTTAACTTTTGGATCAA
This genomic window contains:
- the infB gene encoding translation initiation factor IF-2 — translated: MSKTRVYQLAKELGKHAKEFLEELKDLGYNLKSHMSSLEDEDVKAIKEYYEAEKVKNKKEEKKEEKSSLVKKEEIKKKETKRYDKNKKQKFQKHGKKTSKNYNKKEEKTEIEEIKEIKLTKSELKLDILANKLGKGQNDIIKEFFMKGKVLRPGQLLTEEQAEEIAMMFNALIEIVEETIDPKVKETKSEKIDPEDVLKERWKNLYEENEDKLIERAPVVTIMGHVDHGKTTLLDNIRNTKVAEKEAGGITQSIGAYQVNYEGKKITFIDTPGHEAFTEMRARGAQATDIVVLIIAADDGVMPQTIEAYNHAKNANVPIIVAINKIDKPNANIDLTKQQMVAKLNLIPEDWGGDTITVPISAKAGQGIDELLEMILLVAEMQEIRCYPEGLARGVIIESKLDKFLGPVATTIIKDGKLKVGDYFVAGSTFGKVRRMIDPNGKNVKVAGPSDPVQILGFEEVPDMHSILYGVKTLHEAKDYVEKKKALEEKVVQKRHIRLEDALKMMQEEGEQKTLNIILKADTFGSLEALKNAIAKLENPEIELQVIHGGIGAITKSDVMLATASNAVILGFRVKADSGAVKYAEHENIQIKRYDIIFNLIDDLKKALQGMLEPEEKEEITGAGEVKQVFRIKKVGNIAGIQLKEGYVERDGGVRLYRQGKLVYDGKIESLRHYKDEVKRIEAPKECGIKILNFDDINEGDEMEFYKFIQVERTLEFGKEE